From one Anaerococcus prevotii DSM 20548 genomic stretch:
- the tuf gene encoding elongation factor Tu encodes MSKQTFERSKPHINIGTIGHVDHGKTTTTAAITQALNKKYGTGEYVDYEHIDKAPEERERGITINTSVVEYETENRHYAHIDAPGHADYVKNMITGAAQMDGAIIVVSAADGPMPQTREHILLARQVGVPKIAVFLNKEDQVDDPELIELVEMEIRDLLSEYDFDGDNAPVVVGSALKSLEEGGEGPWSDKILDLMAQVDEYFDIPERDNDQPFLMPVEDVMTISGRGTVATGRVERGTLKVGDTVEIVGLTEDTKETVVTGVEMFHKSLDQAESGDNVGLLLRGVTRDQISRGQVLAKPGSVNPHTEFEGQVYVLTKEEGGRHTPFFSGYRPQFFFRTTDVTGDIELEEGVEMVMPGDNATFKITLQKPIALEEGLRFAVREGGRTVASGVVTKVIK; translated from the coding sequence ATGAGCAAACAAACATTTGAAAGAAGCAAACCACATATTAATATTGGTACAATCGGCCACGTAGACCACGGTAAAACAACAACAACAGCAGCAATCACTCAAGCCCTAAACAAAAAATACGGTACAGGTGAATACGTAGACTACGAACACATCGATAAGGCTCCAGAAGAAAGAGAACGTGGAATCACAATCAACACATCTGTAGTAGAATACGAAACAGAAAACAGACACTATGCCCACATCGACGCTCCAGGCCACGCTGACTACGTTAAAAACATGATCACAGGTGCAGCACAAATGGATGGTGCTATCATCGTAGTATCTGCAGCAGACGGTCCAATGCCACAAACAAGAGAACACATCCTACTAGCAAGACAAGTAGGCGTTCCAAAAATCGCAGTATTCCTAAACAAAGAAGACCAAGTAGACGATCCAGAACTAATCGAATTAGTAGAAATGGAAATCAGAGACCTACTTTCAGAATACGACTTCGATGGAGACAACGCTCCAGTAGTAGTAGGATCTGCTCTTAAATCACTAGAAGAAGGCGGAGAAGGCCCATGGTCAGACAAAATCCTTGACCTAATGGCACAAGTAGACGAATACTTCGACATCCCAGAAAGAGACAACGACCAACCATTCCTAATGCCAGTAGAAGACGTAATGACAATCTCAGGACGTGGAACAGTAGCAACAGGAAGAGTTGAAAGAGGAACACTAAAAGTTGGTGATACAGTAGAAATCGTAGGACTAACAGAAGATACAAAAGAAACAGTAGTAACTGGAGTAGAAATGTTCCACAAATCCCTAGACCAAGCAGAATCTGGAGATAACGTAGGACTACTACTAAGAGGAGTAACAAGAGATCAAATCTCAAGAGGACAAGTACTAGCAAAACCAGGATCAGTAAACCCACACACAGAATTCGAAGGTCAAGTATACGTACTAACAAAAGAAGAAGGTGGACGTCACACACCATTCTTCAGTGGATATAGACCACAATTCTTCTTTAGAACAACAGACGTAACAGGAGACATCGAACTAGAAGAAGGCGTAGAAATGGTAATGCCAGGAGACAACGCAACATTCAAGATCACACTCCAAAAACCAATCGCTCTAGAAGAAGGACTAAGATTCGCCGTACGTGAAGGTGGAAGAACAGTTGCATCTGGAGTTGTTACAAAGGTAATTAAGTAG
- a CDS encoding YeiH family protein produces the protein MKRIQKIIPGFALAVFIAIIAKFIENILPMHLIGGSVIALFIGMFLNNYINTEGLLKDGIKFTSKRLLKFAIILLGASLNISMVLNVGRLSIYVMVFTLATCFGLGHFIGKALGLNWKMSNLISAGTGICGGSAIAAISPVIDAEDTDVAYAMSATFLFDMLMIVLFPIMGKALGLSDIAYGLWTGTAVNDTSSVVAAGFAFSEGAGDFAVMVKLTRTLSIIPTVIIFSLINNHIKKKEGSASESRKLSITSILPYFILGFLIMVGLNSAGAFRPETSDLLKNISKFLMVAALAAIGLNTKFNEMKKSGINPMIHGFVISVLVVIVAISVEYFMGLV, from the coding sequence TTGAAAAGAATACAAAAAATAATACCAGGCTTTGCCTTGGCGGTTTTCATTGCTATTATAGCGAAATTTATTGAAAACATCCTACCTATGCATCTAATAGGAGGATCAGTAATTGCTTTATTTATAGGAATGTTCCTAAACAATTACATAAATACTGAGGGACTGCTAAAAGACGGTATCAAGTTTACATCAAAAAGACTACTTAAATTTGCCATAATTCTTTTGGGTGCATCACTAAATATTAGTATGGTTCTAAATGTAGGTAGGTTATCTATTTATGTAATGGTCTTTACCCTAGCTACCTGCTTTGGCTTAGGTCATTTTATTGGAAAGGCCTTGGGCCTAAATTGGAAGATGAGTAACCTCATATCAGCAGGAACAGGAATCTGTGGAGGATCTGCAATAGCTGCGATTTCTCCAGTAATAGATGCAGAAGATACAGACGTAGCCTACGCCATGAGTGCTACATTTCTATTTGATATGCTTATGATAGTTTTATTTCCAATAATGGGTAAGGCTTTAGGACTTAGCGACATTGCTTACGGTCTTTGGACAGGAACTGCTGTAAATGATACATCAAGTGTTGTAGCGGCAGGCTTTGCCTTTTCAGAAGGAGCAGGTGACTTTGCTGTTATGGTTAAGCTTACCAGGACTCTTTCTATAATTCCAACCGTGATTATATTTTCACTAATCAATAATCATATTAAGAAAAAAGAAGGTTCTGCAAGTGAAAGTAGGAAACTATCCATCACATCAATATTACCATATTTTATATTAGGATTTTTGATAATGGTTGGCTTAAACTCAGCTGGTGCATTTAGACCAGAAACATCAGACTTACTCAAAAATATAAGTAAGTTCTTAATGGTAGCTGCCCTTGCGGCAATTGGACTTAATACAAAATTCAATGAAATGAAAAAATCAGGAATTAACCCAATGATTCACGGATTTGTTATATCAGTATTGGTTGTAATAGTTGCAATTAGTGTTGAATACTTTATGGGTCTTGTGTAA
- a CDS encoding neutral zinc metallopeptidase — MKWEDRRRSSNVNRGSKAPIAVGGGIGGIVIMLLLYFLGVNPNVVTNENQQVNQNTQIESREVSKEREKLEDFLSVILADTEDVWHEVFKENGGTYHEAQMTLYQDTTKTGCGIAQSRMGPFYCPVDKTVYFDASFYDDLKSSFGGGGDFALAYVLAHEIGHHVQNELGIIKQTNDLRQRLSETEYNKVSVAQELQADYFAGLFAYYVKEKGYLEEGDIEEAMNAASAIGDDRIQEMAGRDVDVDSFTHGSSAQRKEAFDLGFKYHDIDHSMKFFEDLNL, encoded by the coding sequence ATGAAATGGGAAGATAGAAGACGATCTTCTAATGTCAATAGAGGATCCAAGGCTCCTATAGCTGTAGGAGGAGGCATTGGTGGAATCGTAATTATGCTACTCTTATATTTTTTGGGAGTTAATCCTAATGTAGTAACAAACGAAAATCAACAAGTTAACCAAAACACTCAAATAGAGTCTAGGGAAGTTTCAAAGGAAAGAGAGAAACTAGAAGACTTCTTGTCAGTAATACTCGCTGATACTGAAGATGTCTGGCATGAGGTGTTTAAGGAAAATGGCGGGACCTATCACGAAGCACAGATGACCCTCTATCAAGATACAACTAAAACTGGCTGTGGTATAGCCCAATCAAGGATGGGACCCTTCTATTGTCCAGTAGATAAGACGGTATATTTCGATGCATCCTTCTACGATGACCTTAAAAGTAGTTTCGGAGGTGGTGGAGACTTTGCCCTTGCCTATGTCCTAGCTCACGAAATAGGCCACCACGTTCAAAATGAACTTGGTATCATAAAACAAACTAATGACTTAAGACAGAGATTGTCAGAAACGGAATATAACAAGGTATCTGTAGCCCAGGAACTTCAGGCAGATTATTTTGCAGGGCTTTTCGCCTATTATGTAAAAGAGAAGGGCTATCTTGAAGAAGGAGATATAGAAGAGGCGATGAATGCAGCTTCTGCAATTGGTGATGATAGGATCCAAGAAATGGCAGGTCGTGATGTAGACGTTGATTCCTTCACCCACGGATCTAGCGCCCAAAGAAAAGAAGCCTTCGACTTAGGCTTTAAATATCACGATATAGATCATTCGATGAAGTTTTTTGAGGATTTGAATCTGTAA
- a CDS encoding Fur family transcriptional regulator: protein MEKIINELRNEEYNQRLPKLRELLANHNIRVSHQRLLILDYLIMNPTHPTADTIYKDLKKVDPVISQATVYNTLNLLVDHKLVKELDFNMSSKRYEFKKTNHGHFICESCGLIEDLDVDDLEYPEELKEYEIDNVEVIYRGLCPVCLHKD, encoded by the coding sequence GTGGAAAAGATTATTAACGAGCTGAGAAATGAAGAATACAATCAAAGATTACCCAAACTCAGAGAGCTTTTAGCAAATCACAATATAAGGGTTTCACACCAAAGGCTTCTGATATTGGATTATCTAATAATGAATCCGACTCATCCTACGGCAGATACAATCTATAAAGATTTAAAGAAGGTAGATCCGGTTATAAGTCAGGCGACAGTCTACAACACCCTAAATCTTTTAGTTGACCATAAACTAGTCAAGGAACTTGACTTTAATATGTCAAGCAAGAGATATGAGTTCAAAAAGACCAACCACGGACATTTTATCTGTGAGTCATGTGGTCTTATAGAAGATTTGGATGTCGACGACTTAGAATATCCAGAAGAGCTTAAGGAATACGAAATAGATAATGTTGAGGTAATATACAGGGGCTTGTGCCCGGTTTGTTTACATAAAGATTAA
- the rplL gene encoding 50S ribosomal protein L7/L12 — protein MASEKVTNLLEEIKELTVLELSDLVKAIEEEFDVTAQAAVAAAPAAAAGAGEAAAAEKTEFDVILKSAGSAKINVIKVVKDAAGLGLKDAKALVDAAPKAVAEGVAKDAAEELKAKLEEAGAEVELA, from the coding sequence ATGGCAAGCGAAAAAGTAACAAACCTATTAGAAGAAATCAAAGAACTTACAGTACTAGAACTATCTGACCTAGTAAAAGCAATCGAAGAAGAATTTGACGTAACAGCTCAAGCAGCAGTAGCAGCAGCTCCAGCAGCAGCAGCTGGCGCAGGTGAAGCAGCAGCTGCTGAAAAAACAGAATTCGACGTAATTCTTAAATCAGCAGGATCAGCTAAGATCAACGTAATCAAAGTTGTTAAAGACGCAGCTGGACTTGGACTAAAAGATGCTAAGGCACTTGTAGATGCAGCTCCAAAAGCAGTAGCTGAAGGCGTTGCTAAAGATGCAGCTGAAGAACTAAAAGCTAAACTAGAAGAAGCTGGTGCTGAAGTAGAACTTGCTTAA
- the rplJ gene encoding 50S ribosomal protein L10: MSEKAIAAKQEVVNEIKEKIENAQSVTLVGFDRMDVKEITDLRNKFREKNAEYKVYKNTMMRFAFQELGYEELIDELKGSNALIFSNEDLVNGPKVAVDYTKEGDEEKEKLVLKAGVVEGNFQTGEQMMAIATLPPTEALHSMLANVLQAPIRRLAGDLNNTVSKIAIALDAVREKKEQAGE; the protein is encoded by the coding sequence GTGAGCGAGAAAGCTATAGCAGCTAAACAAGAAGTCGTAAACGAGATTAAAGAAAAAATCGAAAACGCACAATCAGTAACATTAGTTGGATTTGACCGTATGGATGTAAAAGAAATTACAGACCTACGTAACAAGTTCAGAGAAAAAAATGCTGAATACAAAGTTTACAAGAACACAATGATGAGATTTGCCTTCCAAGAGTTAGGATATGAAGAACTCATTGACGAACTTAAGGGATCAAACGCACTAATCTTCTCAAACGAAGACTTAGTTAACGGACCAAAAGTAGCAGTTGACTACACAAAAGAAGGCGACGAAGAAAAAGAAAAATTAGTTCTTAAAGCAGGAGTTGTTGAAGGAAACTTCCAAACTGGTGAACAAATGATGGCAATAGCTACATTACCACCAACAGAAGCACTTCACTCTATGCTAGCTAACGTACTACAAGCACCAATTAGAAGACTTGCAGGAGATCTTAACAACACAGTATCTAAGATTGCAATTGCTCTTGATGCAGTACGTGAGAAAAAAGAACAAGCAGGCGAATAA
- the rplA gene encoding 50S ribosomal protein L1, with translation MAKRGKRYIEAKKSFDSAKEYTLDEALDIIEKTASAKFDETVELHFSLGVDSRHADQQVRGTVILPHGTGKTQKVLAFVKEDRIDEALAAGADYAGGEDLAAKIQNEGWLDFDVVVATPDMMAVVGRLGRVLGPQGLMPNPKTGTVTPDVKKAIEEIKAGKVEYRTDKANLIHVPTGKVSFGKEKLAENIRSLLTAVAKARPAAAKGKYMKSVTLASTMGPGIKLSPARAMDLVEK, from the coding sequence ATGGCTAAAAGAGGAAAAAGATATATTGAAGCGAAAAAATCTTTCGATTCAGCAAAAGAATACACACTAGACGAAGCTTTAGATATAATTGAAAAAACAGCAAGTGCTAAGTTTGACGAAACAGTAGAATTACACTTCTCACTTGGAGTAGACAGCAGACACGCTGACCAACAAGTAAGAGGAACAGTAATCCTTCCTCACGGAACTGGTAAAACTCAAAAGGTTCTAGCTTTCGTTAAAGAAGACAGAATCGACGAAGCACTAGCAGCAGGCGCTGACTATGCAGGTGGAGAAGACCTAGCAGCTAAGATCCAAAATGAAGGATGGCTAGACTTCGACGTTGTAGTAGCAACACCTGATATGATGGCAGTTGTAGGTAGACTTGGTAGAGTACTTGGACCACAAGGCTTAATGCCAAACCCAAAAACTGGAACTGTTACACCAGACGTTAAGAAAGCTATCGAAGAGATCAAAGCTGGTAAGGTAGAATATAGAACAGACAAGGCTAACCTTATCCACGTACCAACAGGAAAGGTATCTTTCGGAAAAGAAAAACTAGCTGAGAACATCAGAAGCTTACTAACAGCTGTAGCAAAGGCAAGACCAGCTGCTGCAAAGGGTAAATACATGAAATCAGTTACTCTTGCATCAACTATGGGACCTGGAATCAAATTATCTCCAGCAAGAGCTATGGATTTAGTTGAAAAATAA
- the rplK gene encoding 50S ribosomal protein L11 has translation MADKEVKALVKLQVPAGAASPAPPVGTALGPHGINIMEFVQAFNSKTADQAGMIIPVEMTIYADRTFDFITKTPPAPVLIKKAINLQKGSGEPNKNKVGSIKRSQLEEIAKTKMQDLNAASLEAAVSMIAGTARSMGVTVED, from the coding sequence ATGGCAGATAAAGAAGTAAAAGCATTAGTTAAATTACAAGTACCAGCAGGAGCTGCATCTCCAGCACCACCAGTAGGTACAGCACTTGGACCACACGGAATCAACATCATGGAATTCGTGCAAGCATTTAATTCAAAGACAGCAGACCAAGCTGGAATGATTATACCGGTAGAAATGACTATTTATGCGGATAGGACATTTGACTTTATTACAAAAACACCACCAGCACCAGTATTAATCAAAAAAGCTATCAATCTTCAAAAAGGTTCAGGAGAGCCAAACAAGAACAAGGTTGGTTCAATCAAGAGAAGCCAACTTGAAGAAATTGCAAAGACAAAAATGCAAGATCTTAATGCAGCTAGCTTAGAAGCAGCTGTTAGCATGATAGCTGGAACAGCAAGAAGTATGGGAGTTACTGTAGAAGATTAG
- the nusG gene encoding transcription termination/antitermination protein NusG has product MTDSYDFSENKEEENLSEDKEISTEESKDRDLEAIKENARWYVVHTYTGYENRVNDKIQMMIDNEQNPDILEVTVPTEEYVEVKNDTKKVKTRKLFPGYVMVKMNITNKSWYIIRNTQGVTGFVGPDGKPVALTPAEVRKFGVKDEAPILNINVNVGDDVNIISGPFEGFVAKVEEVDKEKGSIKAFVDMFGRDTLIDLDFTDIETI; this is encoded by the coding sequence ATGACAGATTCTTACGATTTCTCAGAAAACAAAGAAGAAGAAAATTTATCAGAAGATAAAGAAATTTCAACAGAAGAATCTAAGGATAGGGACTTAGAAGCTATCAAGGAAAATGCCAGATGGTATGTAGTTCATACCTACACAGGCTATGAAAATAGAGTTAATGACAAGATTCAAATGATGATTGACAATGAACAAAACCCTGATATCTTAGAAGTAACTGTACCAACAGAAGAGTATGTTGAAGTTAAAAATGATACTAAAAAAGTAAAAACTAGAAAGCTATTTCCAGGATATGTAATGGTTAAGATGAATATCACCAACAAAAGCTGGTATATCATCAGGAACACCCAAGGTGTTACAGGCTTTGTAGGACCAGACGGAAAACCAGTTGCCCTAACTCCAGCTGAAGTTAGAAAGTTCGGAGTAAAAGATGAGGCACCAATACTCAATATCAATGTCAATGTTGGCGATGATGTAAATATCATAAGCGGCCCATTTGAAGGATTCGTAGCCAAGGTTGAAGAAGTTGATAAGGAAAAAGGATCTATCAAAGCTTTTGTAGATATGTTTGGTAGAGATACACTTATAGATCTAGATTTTACAGATATCGAAACTATTTAG
- the secE gene encoding preprotein translocase subunit SecE: MAKKKDSFFSGVSREFKKIQWPTKKTAFEYSWIVIAISAVTALAIWLLDQVFQFLLQTIM, translated from the coding sequence ATGGCTAAGAAAAAGGATTCTTTCTTTTCTGGTGTATCAAGAGAATTTAAGAAGATTCAATGGCCAACAAAGAAGACCGCATTTGAGTATTCTTGGATAGTAATTGCAATCTCAGCTGTAACAGCTTTGGCAATTTGGCTGCTTGATCAAGTATTCCAATTCCTACTTCAAACTATAATGTAG
- the rpmG gene encoding 50S ribosomal protein L33, protein MADKVKMECTECKNRNYDTTKNKKHHSERLELKKYCPFCKKHTVHRETK, encoded by the coding sequence ATGGCAGATAAAGTAAAAATGGAATGTACAGAATGCAAAAACAGAAACTATGATACAACAAAAAACAAAAAACATCATAGCGAAAGATTAGAGCTAAAAAAATATTGCCCATTCTGTAAAAAACACACTGTTCACAGAGAAACAAAGTAG
- the glmM gene encoding phosphoglucosamine mutase gives MKYFGTDGFRGEANKTLNVYHAFKIGRFIGDYFSKNKNGNGKILIGKDTRRSSYMYEAALSAGITSSGSNAHLMHVTPTPSVSYITKTEDFDCGIMITASHNPYYDNGIKIINSEGEKMEESFLEELEKYIDSDIEDIDLAVDENIGRTVDFIGGRNRYIAYLIQTVTRSFEGIKVGLDCANGASFTIAKPVYDALGADTFVINADPNGFNINKDAGSTHIENLQKFVLENKLDIGFAFDGDADRCIAVDNKGEVIDGDSILYISAKHMKKEGSLNSNTVVTTVMSNIGLYKAFDELGIDYVKTDVGDKYVHACMDENGYELGGEQSGHIIYKKFANTGDGILTSLKLMEAMIEEKTDIASLRRDLKIYPQKLVNVKVKDKEETLGNEEVQAKIKAVEDKLQDGGRVLVRKSGTEPLIRVMVEAETEKSAEEAVNEIVEKIKDLGLSI, from the coding sequence ATGAAATATTTTGGTACAGATGGATTTAGGGGAGAAGCTAACAAGACCCTTAACGTATACCATGCTTTTAAAATAGGAAGATTTATTGGAGATTACTTCTCAAAAAATAAAAATGGAAATGGAAAGATACTTATAGGTAAGGACACAAGGAGAAGCTCTTATATGTATGAGGCTGCTCTATCTGCAGGAATTACTTCATCAGGCTCAAACGCCCACCTCATGCACGTAACACCTACTCCTTCTGTTTCTTATATTACAAAGACAGAAGACTTTGATTGTGGAATAATGATAACAGCAAGCCACAACCCTTACTATGACAATGGTATCAAGATTATAAACAGCGAAGGCGAGAAGATGGAAGAATCTTTCCTAGAAGAGTTAGAAAAATATATAGATAGTGATATCGAAGACATAGACCTTGCAGTGGATGAAAATATAGGAAGAACTGTTGACTTTATCGGAGGAAGAAATAGATATATAGCCTATCTTATCCAAACTGTTACCAGATCTTTTGAAGGAATTAAGGTGGGACTAGACTGTGCAAACGGGGCAAGCTTTACTATAGCAAAACCTGTCTATGACGCCCTAGGAGCTGATACTTTTGTAATAAACGCTGATCCAAATGGCTTCAATATCAACAAGGATGCAGGTTCAACTCATATAGAAAATCTCCAAAAATTCGTATTAGAAAATAAGCTAGATATTGGTTTTGCCTTTGACGGTGATGCTGATAGGTGTATAGCTGTGGATAATAAGGGAGAAGTAATCGATGGAGATTCCATCCTTTATATATCTGCTAAACACATGAAAAAAGAAGGCTCTTTAAACTCCAATACTGTTGTAACTACAGTGATGAGTAATATCGGATTATACAAGGCCTTTGACGAGTTAGGAATCGACTATGTAAAAACTGATGTAGGTGATAAATACGTTCACGCTTGTATGGATGAAAATGGTTATGAACTAGGTGGAGAGCAATCTGGTCACATAATTTATAAGAAGTTTGCCAACACAGGAGATGGTATTCTAACCTCACTTAAGTTAATGGAAGCTATGATTGAAGAAAAAACTGATATAGCAAGCCTAAGAAGAGACTTAAAAATCTATCCACAAAAGCTTGTCAATGTGAAGGTAAAAGATAAGGAAGAGACTCTGGGGAACGAAGAAGTTCAAGCAAAAATTAAAGCAGTAGAAGATAAATTACAAGATGGCGGTAGGGTCTTAGTTAGAAAAAGCGGAACCGAACCACTTATAAGAGTTATGGTGGAAGCTGAAACAGAAAAAAGTGCAGAAGAAGCTGTTAACGAAATTGTAGAAAAAATTAAGGATTTGGGTCTAAGTATATAA
- a CDS encoding aldehyde dehydrogenase family protein: MNFKNLNNEKLYINGEYIESKSNKWIEVENPATGEIIGKVPKATTNEINQACEAAYEAFKEFSKTSLEERISYIEKFRDWLVAHEGEIMDTILKELGVPIKISKPGQFDKQIKRIDTFIDQARLIDYKIEMNGGFVRMEPIGVVASLTPWNYPLGQIIMKVIPAILMACPVVEKPASDTPLTAYFVAKAFDEIGLPKGVFNLITGSGAEVGDILNTNPNVAMISYTGSLAGGSASAKNAMDTSKKVVLELGGKSPGVFVKGCNKEDGVKQVLDRVYLNVGQTCSCLSRAIITEDIYEEVLEEFLRQYDNYPVGNPEDEATVVGTLSSKKQFDKVKFYIEEGIKEGAKLIRGEVPSESEVGYYVKPAIFTDVKPGMKIHDEEIFGPVLSIIKVKDKEEAIEVANAVDFGLSSAVFGNEKEAMYIAYEIKAGDVYVNSFGGSSELPFGGYKQSGVGREGGRFGLMEYLEPKSIHTA, translated from the coding sequence ATGAATTTTAAAAATTTAAATAATGAAAAATTATATATAAATGGAGAATATATAGAAAGTAAATCCAACAAATGGATTGAAGTAGAAAATCCTGCCACAGGAGAGATAATAGGAAAAGTGCCTAAGGCGACTACTAACGAGATAAATCAAGCATGTGAGGCTGCCTATGAAGCCTTTAAGGAATTTTCAAAAACTAGCCTTGAGGAGAGGATTTCTTATATAGAAAAATTTAGAGACTGGCTAGTAGCTCATGAGGGAGAAATAATGGATACAATCCTTAAGGAGCTTGGAGTTCCTATAAAAATTTCTAAGCCTGGTCAGTTCGATAAGCAAATCAAAAGGATAGATACCTTTATCGACCAAGCGAGATTAATAGATTACAAGATTGAAATGAATGGAGGCTTCGTAAGGATGGAGCCAATCGGAGTTGTAGCAAGCCTTACCCCTTGGAACTATCCTCTAGGCCAAATCATAATGAAGGTAATTCCTGCAATACTAATGGCTTGCCCTGTAGTAGAAAAACCAGCCTCAGATACTCCTCTTACAGCTTATTTCGTCGCCAAGGCCTTTGATGAGATAGGTCTTCCTAAGGGAGTCTTCAATCTTATAACAGGATCTGGCGCCGAAGTTGGAGATATATTAAATACAAATCCTAATGTAGCTATGATATCCTACACAGGAAGCCTTGCCGGTGGATCAGCTTCTGCCAAAAACGCTATGGATACATCTAAGAAAGTTGTCCTAGAGCTTGGTGGCAAGTCTCCTGGAGTTTTCGTCAAAGGATGCAATAAGGAAGACGGTGTCAAGCAAGTCCTCGACAGGGTCTATCTAAATGTAGGACAAACCTGCTCTTGCCTATCCAGAGCAATCATCACCGAAGATATCTACGAAGAAGTCCTAGAAGAATTTCTAAGGCAATATGATAATTACCCAGTTGGAAATCCAGAGGATGAGGCCACTGTTGTAGGAACACTTTCAAGTAAGAAACAATTTGACAAAGTTAAATTCTACATCGAAGAAGGTATCAAAGAAGGTGCCAAGCTTATAAGAGGAGAAGTTCCTAGTGAAAGTGAAGTGGGTTATTATGTAAAACCTGCAATATTTACTGATGTTAAGCCAGGCATGAAAATCCACGATGAAGAAATCTTTGGACCAGTTCTATCTATAATTAAGGTTAAGGACAAGGAGGAAGCAATCGAGGTCGCTAATGCAGTAGACTTTGGCCTATCTTCAGCAGTTTTCGGCAATGAGAAAGAAGCCATGTATATAGCCTATGAAATAAAGGCTGGAGATGTCTATGTCAACTCCTTCGGAGGAAGCTCAGAGCTCCCATTTGGAGGCTACAAGCAATCTGGAGTCGGTAGAGAAGGTGGAAGATTTGGCCTAATGGAATACCTAGAGCCAAAGTCAATCCACACAGCCTAG
- a CDS encoding tRNA1(Val) (adenine(37)-N6)-methyltransferase, protein MKKLDYLPRTNIKMIHVDGSYSFGVDSIILGDFAKMKKGRTALDIGAGSGVLSFLTNSLYKLKKVYAVEIQKAKADLLRENIALNNIENIEIINDDLNNIDFKENSLDYIITNPPYYKITDNIGNKEEEFLISRQEKYLKLEDIFAFANKTLKDKGKLFMIHKPERMVEIFNKSGNIKPKRVRFVESRVYEKPQFILVEFVKNARDGLKIEDPLVIYEGKSYSKEMKEINDLD, encoded by the coding sequence ATGAAGAAATTAGATTACCTACCAAGAACAAATATAAAAATGATACATGTCGATGGGTCTTACTCTTTTGGAGTGGACTCCATAATACTGGGAGATTTCGCTAAAATGAAGAAAGGTAGAACAGCCCTTGATATAGGAGCAGGCTCTGGTGTCCTTTCTTTTCTTACAAACTCCCTCTATAAGCTAAAGAAGGTCTACGCAGTTGAGATCCAAAAGGCTAAGGCAGATCTTTTAAGAGAAAATATAGCCTTAAATAATATAGAAAATATCGAGATTATCAACGACGACCTAAATAATATTGATTTTAAGGAAAATTCTCTCGATTATATAATTACCAACCCACCCTACTATAAAATCACCGACAATATAGGAAATAAGGAAGAGGAATTTCTTATATCTAGGCAGGAAAAATACTTGAAGCTTGAAGATATCTTCGCCTTTGCCAACAAGACCCTCAAGGATAAGGGCAAGCTATTTATGATTCATAAACCGGAAAGAATGGTTGAGATTTTCAATAAGTCGGGCAATATCAAGCCTAAGAGGGTCCGATTTGTAGAATCAAGGGTCTACGAAAAGCCCCAGTTTATCCTAGTAGAATTTGTAAAAAATGCAAGAGATGGGCTAAAGATAGAAGATCCTTTGGTAATATATGAAGGAAAAAGTTACTCAAAAGAGATGAAAGAAATAAATGATTTGGATTAA